The Lycium barbarum isolate Lr01 chromosome 10, ASM1917538v2, whole genome shotgun sequence genome includes a region encoding these proteins:
- the LOC132614061 gene encoding mediator of RNA polymerase II transcription subunit 15a-like isoform X2: MDGNNWGGPQQGQAGHVAGAPTGAPTGTMDSGEWRTQLLPDCRQRVVNKIMETLKRHLPVSGQEGVQELKKIAIRFEEKIYNAATSQQDYLRKISLKMLAMETKSQPNAANGGQSAPGPGSHSIQSQVNSQAQQLPVLANQNQTRQPLMQQNIQNNMASTGLQNSASLTPALPPVSNLTQGAMQNVRGQNPNLQTMPNVGQTSVGSAIGQGMPHNMIPNSQRQMQGRQQQVLSQQQQQQSQTTQQYLYQQQLQQMMKQKFQPGNTSQSLMQSHMQQQQQLQDQQQQQQQNLLQPTQTQSSQQAMMQPSSMQSTSLSNLQQNQQSTVQQPTQSVLHQRQQSVMRQQAPMLHQQQSSMLQQPILPAQQHQQQQQQQQLIAQQTNVANLPQNQLMGRQNPMPDVQQRLVGQQNNYNSLQQQQFNQQNNFQNMHQQQLGSQSNIAGVQQQQLSGSQQPGNSGLTSNQHPIHMLQQSKVPGQQQMLQGATTLLPSQGQQSQSQPAQQQMMSQSQSQPGQLQPPLGLQQQTNQLQREMQQRLQTSAPLLQQQNAMEQQKQLYQSQRAAPEASSTSLDSTAQTGNANAADWQEEVYQKIKSMKEMYLSELNDLYQKIATKMQQHDSLPQRPQNEQIEKLKMFKMTLERIVLFLRLSKHEIQLSHKEKLLSVEKHISFFLSSNRPRKPASSPLQGQLPQSSMQLQQPQSLDGQTNPSMQPVQGSMAAMQENNLTNLQHNSLSGVWTISNSQQHMINTGQPGSSVDLGQGNSLNSLQQVATSSLQQNPVNSPQQVNISSLSSQSGSNPVQANFGSLQQNSNALQQSLPKQHEQQMLQNQQLLRQQYHQRQMQQQIFHRQQLIQLQQAKQQQTAQWPAHQMSQLHQMTDANDLKMRQQMGMKAGVLQQQQSVGQRVGSHHPQLKSGISSPQVHQALSPQVTQHPSPQIDQQNMLASLTKAGTPLQSASSPFVVPSPSTPLAPSPMPGDSEKVSAGLASHSISGNIMHQQATAASAPAQSLAIDTPGISASPLLAVFTPLDGTHANGSAADSGKSSVEQPSERLMKVKNMSAKALNSSVSDISSVVCMIDRIAGSASGKVVVVSVLLLLVLLGSVLVLMD, from the exons atggaTGGGAATAATTGGGGGGGCCCACAGCAAGGTCAAGCCGGTCATGTTGCCGGAGCTCCGACCGGGGCTCCGACTGGAACTATGGATTCCGGTGAATGGCGAACTCAACTACTACCCGATTGTCGTCAAAGGGTTGTCAACAAgat AATGGAGACCTTAAAGAGGCATCTTCCTGTCTCTGGGCAAGAAGGCGTACAAGAACTCAAGAAAATTGCAATAAGGTTTGAAGAAAAGATATATAATGCTGCTACAAGTCAG CAAGATTATCTGCGGAAAATATCTTTAAAGATGCTGGCCATGGAGACAAAATCTCAGCCCAATGCTGCAAATGGTGGTCAGAGTGCCCCTGGCCCAG GATCCCACAGCATACAGTCCCAAGTTAACAGCCAAGCACAGCAACTTCCTGTACTGGCCAATCAAAATCAAACACGACAACCGCTGATGCAGCAAAACATTCAGAACAACATGGCATCAACTGGGCTGCAAAATTCTGCTAGTTTGACTCCCGCACTTCCTCCTGTGAGTAATTTGACGCAGGGTGCCATGCAAAATGTTAGGGGCCAGAATCCAAATTTGCAAACTATGCCAAATGTTGGTCAAACCTCAGTAGGAAGTGCCATTGGTCAAGGCATGCCTCACAATATGATTCCTAATTCTCAGAGGCAGATGCAGGGAAGACAACAACAGGTTCTTTCTCAACAGCAACAGCAGCAATCACAGACAACACAGCAATATCTTTACCAGCAGCAGCTGCAGCAGATGATGAAGCAGAAATTTCAGCCGGGAAACACATCACAGTCCTTGATGCAATCTCACATGCAGCAACAGCAGCAGCTGCAGGACCAGCAGCAACAACAGCAACAGAACCTTCTGCAGCCTACTCAGACACAATCTTCTCAGCAAGCTATGATGCAACCTTCTTCAATGCAATCAACTTCTTTGTCCAACCTTCAGCAAAATCAACAGTCTACCGTTCAACAGCCAACTCAATCTGTACTTCACCAACGGCAACAATCAGTTATGAGACAGCAGGCTCCCatgcttcatcaacaacaatcgTCAATGCTACAGCAACCAATTTTACCAGCGCAACAGCATCAACAACAGCAACAGCAACAGCAGCTGATTGCACAACAGACAAATGTTGCAAACCTCCCGCAGAACCAACTGATGGGCCGACAGAATCCGATGCCTGATGTGCAGCAGAGGCTAGTGGGCCAACAGAACAACTATAACAGTCTGCAGCAGCAGCAGTTTAATCAGCAAAACAACTTTCAAAATATGCATCAGCAGCAGTTGGGGTCTCAAAGTAATATTGCTGGGGTCCAGCAGCAACAGTTGTCTGGAAGTCAACAACCTGGTAACTCTGGCTTGACGTCTAATCAGCACCCTatccatatgttgcaacaatcaAAAGTTCCTGGACAACAACAAATGCTGCAGGGTGCTACAACCTTGTTACCAAGTCAAGGTCAACAATCGCAGTCGCAGCCAGCACAACAGCAAATGATGTCTCAGAGTCAATCACAACCAGGACAGTTACAACCACCTTTGGGTTTGCAGCAACAGACGAATCAATTGCAAAGGGAAATGCAACAGAGGCTTCAAACATCAGCTCCCTTGCTTCAACAGCAGAATGCAATGGAACAGCAGAAGCAGCTATATCAATCACAAAGAGCCGCACCAGAAGCCTCATCAA CATCTTTAGATTCTACAGCTCAGACGGGAAATGCAAATGCAGCAGATTGGCAGGAGGAGGTTTACCAAAAG ATAAAGTCTATGAAGGAGATGTATTTGTCAGAGCTCAATGATCTATACCAGAAAATTGCTACTAAAATGCAGCAG CATGATTCTCTTCCTCAGCGTCCTCAAAACGAGCAAATTGAAAAGCTCAAGATGTTCAAGATGACACTGGAACGCATTGTGCTTTTCTTGCGGCTTAGCAAGCATGAAATTCAACTTTCTCACAAGGAGAAACTGCTTTCGGTTGAGAAGCACATAAGTTTCTTTCTTAGTTCCAATAGGCCGCGCAAGCCTGCTTCTTCTCCACTGCAGGGGCAACTTCCTCAGTCTTCCATGCAGCTTCAACAACCACAGTCTCTTGATGGTCAAACTAATCCATCAATGCAACCCGTACAGGGTTCCATGGCGGCAATGCAGGAGAACAATCTCACCAACTTGCAACATAATTCCTTGTCTGGCGTATGGACAATTTCCAACTCTCAGCAACATATGATAAATACAGGACAGCCTGGTTCCAGTGTGGATTTGGGACAGGGTAATTCATTGAACTCACTGCAGCAGGTGGCTACCAGCTCTTTACAACAGAATCCTGTTAACAGTCCTCAACAAGTTAACATAAGCTCATTAAGTTCACAAAGTGGATCGAACCCTGTGCAGGCAAACTTCGGTTCCCTACAGCAAAATTCAAACGCCTTGCAACAGTCGCTTCCTAAACAGCACGAGCAGCAAATGTTGCAGAATCAGCAGCTATTGAGACAGCAGTACCACCAGCGGCAGATGCAGCAGCAAATTTTTCATAGACAGCAGTTAATCCAACTGCAGCAAGCAAAGCAACAGCAGACTGCCCAATGGCCAGCCCACCAGATGTCGCAGCTTCACCAGATGACTGATGCTAATGACCTAAAGATGAGGCAGCAAATGGGAATGAAAGCAGGAGTTTTACAGCAACAGCAGTCAGTTGGCCAGCGTGTTGGATCTCATCATCCACAATTGAAGTCGGGAATATCTTCACCTCAAGTCCATCAGGCACTATCTCCTCAGGTTACCCAACATCCTTCTCCTCAAATTGACCAGCAAAATATGTTGGCATCTCTTACCAAAGCGGGGACTCCTCTCCAATCCGCAAGCTCACCATTTGTTGTCCCATCTCCTTCAACTCCCTTGGCTCCATCTCCAATGCCAGGGGATTCTGAAAAAGTTAGTGCTGGCCTTGCATCACATTCCATATCTGGAAATATAATGCATCAGCAAGCTACTGCTGCTTCTGCACCTGCCCAATCCCTTGCAATTGATACTCCTGGGATATCAGCCTCACCTTTGCTTGCAGTGTTTACTCCTCTAGATGGTACACATGCTAATGGCTCAGCTGCTGATTCTGGCAAGTCAAGTGTTGAACAACCATCGGAACGCTTGATGAAG GTTAAAAACATGTCCGCCAAAGCATTGAATTCGTCTGTTAGTGACATCAGTTCGGTGGTCTGTATGATAGATCGAATAGCAGGATCTGCATCAGGAAAGGTTGTGGTAGTTTCGGTACTGCTACTTCTGGTATTGTTAGGTTCGGTTTTAGTTTTGATGGATTGA